Sequence from the Megalops cyprinoides isolate fMegCyp1 chromosome 4, fMegCyp1.pri, whole genome shotgun sequence genome:
ccaatttatttttgttagttaTCTTTTTATTGTTCAGAATCATCAAAGTGATCGAGTTGTGTACGCTTCAGGCACCGACCTcatataaatacagtattacGTGGAAATGAACCCACTGCTGTGGGGGTTGAGTAGTTCATGACACTAAACGCCTTTGTGCACACCACACAGTCCTGGGAAGCGGTTTTAGAAAAGAAGGTATTATGCATATGCAAATATGATACAAAATTGGATGGACTGTTAAGACAACCTATTTCATAAAATCCTTAAGGTAATCGAGCTATTAAAGTAAGCTAATATGTTGCAATAagcaaatatttgctttttctgATTCAATGTGGGGTCACTTCAACCAAGGAGGTTTGAACTTCTTTGGTAAACCCAGAAAGTTGCTGATGAAGCCAGAGAGTAGATACTGTCACAGATCCTTTGGGGGCTTTCCACTAATCCAGGTGTCCATATGCTTGTTGTAGcagtaaataaaatactgtagGTAGAATGTCATTGGAAATCAGCATGATTGTGGAACTGTAGCAACTGTCCATCCTGTGACTGCTTGCCTGTGTGGCCAGATGAAATGCACTTTTACCATACTGTAGGAATTCACAGTACCTTGTGTATACTGCTGATTTATTCAGTTGAAAGCCACTgacaattttaacatttgtatcTTACCAAAGTGCTGTAATTGAGAGACAGATTCTGACTATATCAGTGGATCATAACAAATCCACAtatattgtactgtaatgtaataacaccactgcagctgtgtgtgtttgtgtgtgtgtgtatgtacttgtgTTCATGTGAGTATgtttaaatttgtgtgtgtgtgtgtttttgtatgtgtatgtgtgcgtgtgtatgtacttgtgtgtgtgtgtatgtgtgcgtgtgtgtgtgtgtgtgtgtatgtgtgcgtgtgtgcatgtgtgtttgtgtgtgtgtgtacttgtgtgcgtgtgagtatgtttaaatttgtgtgtttgtgtgtgtatgtacttgtgtgtgtgtgagtatgtttaaatttgcgtgtgtgtgtatgtgtgcgtgtgtgtgtgtatgtgtgcatgtgtgcacgtgtgtttgtgtgtgtgtgtacttgtgtgcgtgtgagtatgtttaaatgtgtgtgtgtgtgtgtgtgtgtgtgtgtgcgtgtgtgtgagtatgtttaaatttgtgagtgtgtgtgtgtgcgtgtgtgtgtgtgtgtgtgtgtgtgtgtgtgtgtgtgtgtgtgtgtgtgtgtgtgtgtgtgcatgtgcatgtgtgtgtgcagcatgcgTTTCAGCAGAGGAGACTTGATGTAAATTGTCAGCTGTGCTCTGCCTCAGGTTGTCTGGACATGCTCACCATGGAGGGTCAGTTCACCTTCACCGCCGAGCATGCGCAGCTCAACTGCGCAGCCTACTTCATCGGCGAGCCCAATGAGGTCATCAGCATAGAGTACACCGCCGTAGACATCGACTGCCGCAGAGGGGATTTCGTCAAGGTATCCCTTCATCACGGGGCAGCTACACTGCTGCATATGTTACCAGAGGGGTACCACAGGGGTGTAGACGGTGAAGCATATGTCATTATTGCTTAATCAATTTCTTTATCTGTCCTTGTGACCCCAGGTGCACTGCTAAGTGTCAAGTGTTATGTGTCCTTGTTGCTATGTACTGACTTCAGATCAGCATGGGTGACTATCAGGGGTCAGGCTGTGTCTTGCCTTCCTGTGTCAGGAATACGAAAATATTTAGCTATTGCAGCTGTCCGTAAATCTTACACAGTTTTAGGGGCATTCAACTGGGTATGTGGCTCAAAAAAGTTTGGGCTTGCAACACAAACTACATAAGGATTTGAATGCAGAAGAGTCATATGAGGATTTTCAAAATGTAGTCACCATGAgctattgctattattattacaagACATGTTCCATTCCAAATGTTTGCCTAGTATATTTACAAACCTATACCTTAATCCTAGAGGGGGCTATTAATTTATAAACACATTGACTGCATTAGCACATCAGAACGGTTCATTCTTATAGTCATTTCTAAGTAGATGAGTAAGGTCTGTATGTTTTCCAGACTGCAGTTTGTCCTTAGGTATGACCAACATTCACAGGAAGGcttatttttccattacttgttcaacatttttttcattaattacaaaCACCACCAAAATCAAGCCAAATCAGTACCTACAAAAGCAACTtaacaaataacatttactGAAGTTAGTCAGTGCTCAGGCCAAACTGCGAGGTGGTCAAATCGGACTGGAGAATCAGTGAGAGGTGCCTCTCTGCAGGTGTTTGACGGCTGGTTCCTGAAAGGGGAGAAGTTCCCCAGCACGCAGGACCACCCCGTCCCCCTGTCGGAGCGATACGTGGACTACTGCGAGACGGGCATGCTCAGGAGGGTGGCCCGCTCCTCGCAGAACGTGGCCATGATCTTCTTCCGCATTCACGGCGCAGGGAGCGGCTTCACCGTCACTGTGAAGAAGCACATCAACCCCTTCCGTGAGTGCAGTAATTTCTATCTCTAttacctgctgtttattttacatttacatttacatttgttcatttagcagacgcttttatccaaagcgacttacataggttacagttctttacaatgttatccatttatacagctggatatttactgtgtagtatcacaatgtgttttggattctgtgatctaatgACTGCGATGTATggcagtatacttggcttcgTTTGTTTAGTCAAGttagcacaaattaacttgtggtagggcttgaatagcattatgctcacactcactggtctgggagtgttagcctggtctgacaatgttcattcaacttgaatggatacacttctgttcttttgtgctggaagtcgttccggataagagtgtatgctaaatgaatgtaatgtcatgtaatttaatgaatcTGAACTGatgaatttgaatctgaatctgGACTTCAGCCCAAAGTACAGCTGCCTATGAATGACAGGTGCTTTAATGCCGTTGGCTTCACTGGTAGAATCTACTGTGTCATTCGCTCCTTTCAGTAGGTCTTCCTCCAAAGAGTGGACTTTTCAATGTAGGAGTTATTGGGAATGAGTGCCCtacttttaaatgttaaggGGATCTCTGAAGCAGAATCAAGGCTAAGGTTGGAATTTATGCCCATACCTCACAGAAGTACGGGTTTGTTAAGGTATTTATAGGAAGAGACAATCGACAAAGTAGCTCTCATGTTAAAGTTCAAGTGGAATGTGATTATACGGTTTGTCCATTAGGCAGGATGTGTAAGTATTGTATAGCCATTCTTCGCTGCGAGTCATCCTTCACTCATGTCAGTTCATTGTTTGTGTATAAATACTCAAATGGGACATAATGTACAAAACTAAGTAGCTTAAAGAACTCGCTCTACATTAATAGAGTGCATCACTCATTGCTCTCGGAGTGTATCGGAGTATATCCACTTTATGGCAATCCACATTTATCTGTCCTTGATAAATATGCCTTTCCATCTTTTTTGTGGAAGAAtcatgcttgtgttttttattgctttgcaTGTGTCCCTCAATAATTATCATACCAATGATGTGGCAAATTAAATATCTTAGCTGAAAAATGCATCAATGAATACcctgggtgggggtgggggggtgggtatGGCTGGGGAAAGATGTAACACATGTAATGCGTTAACTGCATTCTCGTAGTCAGCAAGTTAGAACCCAGATTAACTATGATAAGGTAAATGAAGTCTTCTTAATCCATTCCCTAGTTTTAATACAAACGTACTATTGTATCTTGATGGTAATTCCATAAATAGTCATACACAATGAATTATGTAGTGACGTGGTGCTGTGTTCTCCCTCTTTTACAGCTTGCAATATCATATCACAGACCCGAGAAGGCAGCTTCACCATGGTGATCCCTCACCAGCATACAAACTGCAGCTTCTCCATCATATATCCGGTTGAGATTGAGATAGAGGAGCTCAGCTTGGGGCGCCTGGATTCCAACGACGCCCCCGTGAAGGTTAGGCTCAGTGGGGATTAACCAATAACGTGCATTTCCTCCTTGGCAGAGACCATTCACTGCGGTCAGCCTCTGCTGGAAGAATCAGATTAATGCTGACTGCTTTGTACTGTAAATAGAGTACTGGCAAAAGAAGGAAGTTGTAGGGAAAACTATCACCCAAAGCACCATGGGCAACAGGTTAATATAGTGGTTAGGGAACAAGCTTTGGCCAAAAGGTTATGCACTGAAATCCTTGGTGGAAATGAACACGGGCATTCATTCGGAAATTAAAGCTGCATGCTGTTCTGAGAGTACTTCAttaaaatgtccagctgtgctTGTCTAATAAGCATATAACGATAAGTAGCAGTTGTTTAGGAAAAATGTTGAAGTTGTTGACaaaaatatgttcattattATGTAGTTAATATGTGAATTGTACGGGCTAACCAAAACACTGGGTGTTGTCACAGGTATGTGTACCTCTAATATAATGATTCCTGTTGTTGGTTATAACCACTCAAAATGAGAATATTAGTGTGTTCTACTTTAATTgagaaaatgattcattcaaatgaagaagaaatggaaTACAGAGAGTTACTCAGACCTGGTCCTGATCACATACTGTACAAGCTACTCTATTCATGCAGACCAGCCTTATTGTTAATTAAACTAAATATTTATCTGGatttaactttttctttttatttatttatttttttctgctctaaatactgtcagaaacaaatattttgtttaaaatgcatttgtgttaatGTTCAGCTGTTTGCTGATGCGTGCTGCCAACACAGCTCAGTAATGCGGTTTGATGTGCAGTTGATTAAAGGCTGAGCTAGACCAAACACTGTCATACTGGATACTAACAAGGACCACGGTTGGGTAACAAAATCAAACTTTTCCTGTTCATTTATGATAGCTgtaaaagacagacagaaatggcaCCAATCTCGGTGATCACACAGAGTCTATAAAGTCATGTGgcaacagcagagacagtgtAGAAGACAGTGGAGTTtaactgtgtatttttaaaacccCAGTGAAAATCTCCAGTTGGTGGGAGGCATGTTTCCATTCTCCTGTAGCATTGTGGGTAACCTGTTtattgtctctttctctctagaGGTCCATCCCAGGATGTGGGGGAGCAGGAGACTTTGTGGAGCTTCTCGGGGGCAACGGTGTGGACACCTCAAAAATGTATCCTGTGGCCGATCTCTGCTACTCCTTAAATGGACCAGGTTTGTATCACCCTCCAGCCTTTTtctaccagaaaaaaaattatatcacCCTTCATTGTAACCTATAAATCTAATTATAACCTATTTTTGCACATATTTACCTCACACAAGGGTTAATCTGACGAAACTGTTCGATCTCTCTGTACTACACCAGACAAAACTGTCTCTCcttaaatttttcatttctgtcctctGTGGTCATTTCAGGTACacagattcatatttttttacattatcactCAACTCCGTGAGTGAGATGAGGCCAGCTGTAAGGTTATTTCATTGACGTCACCTTTTTGGCCCTAACACGGTGTCCGTCTGTGTTTGTTCTCAGCTCAGATGAAGGTCGGGTGCGATAACACTGTCATGAGGATGGTTTCCAGTGGCAAATTCATCAACCGTGTGGCTTTTCAGTACCGCCCGCTGGAGCGCCGCGAGCTCCAGAAAATCAAAGGGAATAACGTGGAGGATTTCTGCTTCATTGAATGAGTCCTCTCTTTCCCAGGGCTGCAGAACGCCACACCACCAGGTGACCGCCGCCAGAAAACCAGCTGTTGTCACGACATGCaaatttctttgaaaattcTGACGTATTTTTCCATTTCGGTAATAGTTTCCCTATAGAACatgtatgtgctgtattttatcttgtctttttttataatgtcattacctcagattttatttgttttggaaattccttcatttctctttcatttcttaCATATTAGTGAAGTCCCCAATTATTATAAATGCAGTAAAGACAttagtttgtgttttgtgcactgGTAATATACCACTTGATAATCCTATTCTAGAAAATACAAAACTTAAAGCATATGCATATTTACCATTATGGAAACATCCAGTATAATTGGATTTAAAGTATTACTAATTCAAGAAAGCTTATGTCTTGTATCTATTTATGCAATCATTGTATATGGATACCTATAAAGtaaattcaaatatataatatttattttgtcataataaatgttcattttgtccgAGGAGTCAAAAATGCATATAAGTACTAAATATGTTTCTACTTCAACTAAGGAAGGGACATGTTCAATGTagtatgtaaaaataacattcaatgtttacttatgtatttatttgtataaaatttctttttaataaaactgagCTGCATTACAAAATCATCTGATGGTGataactgaaaaatgcattgaataTTGCACATGTGTCGGTATCTATGCTATCACTTCATTTACTTGTTCAACACTGGTGTTGGCAGCTTTCATTGATATATGTGTATTACAAGTAGAACTTTACTCACATTAGACCTCACCTGGAAGACGTCTTAAATCACACACCCATCACATTTCTAGTTTTATAAAATCTTCTCCaataacattgttttcataGGTTTCAAGGTTGCACGGtaaagtgtgtgtttctgagtaaAGAATTGCTTTGCTTCTGAttacttcctgttcctgttatTTGCTTGTTAACACCGGTCACTTCGCTAAATCATTGGTAAGCCTGTCGGACgtccattgaaaaaaaagaggaagcgAGAAAAATGGGCAGAATGTCAGACTCAAAGTCGCTGGAGAGGATCGAGCCGCTGCAGGAGGTCTGACGGATagtgttcattttgttcctgTCATTGCAGGCGGTGAAATCATCATGTTGTGAGTGGGAGAGGCAACTATTTTTGAGCTGTTGCTCGGTGATAAACGCAGTGGTTGGAAGGAGAGTGTAATCTCATCAGTTCCAGTGTTAATTAGACTTGTCGGTATGGCCGTGCCTCCGTGCTCGTATCCGCTGCGCGTAAAGCTCGTCCAACCGCAGAGTCGCCGGgccaaaagcacagaaaaatgcGATGTCCCTGGAACAGCTACCCACTTGAAAGAGGTTCCTCTTTGTATCTGATGGCTGGTCAAAAGAGCCCAAGCCTTAACCGAccacaaaacactgcatttcGTAAAAGGGGCGAAACGCAATCATCTCTCACTAGGAAAGCCGAGGCGCTCACTAATGTGATTAGTACACATCCTTTCGTACATTCATGGATATTTTTCTGTCATCTCGGTAACTCTTGTTTTCTTCTGATCTTccctttaaatgaaattaatctcAAGCTAATTCAAGCGTGCTGATTCAATTAAGCAAACGGatgttgtttctctctctctctctctctctctctctctctcatttctggaTATGTTGCGATGTTCAGTCTTTATGGGAAAATAAAGAAACGGTTCGGAGACAAGATGATCTGCTGTTGGTTACATGTTCGGCTGCCCGTTATTCCTTGCGTTGTGAGTGTAAATTGAAATGAAGTTTGGCACTTTTGGGGCCAAAGGCTAACAAGCTGTTGTGGATGGAAGAAGTGCTTTATACTGCTTTTAATGTATAACTAATTGTGAAGTGAAAATGCTCTTGTTTGGCTATGTCACTGAAGGCATTATAATCATTGCAAGAGCAGGGTCAATTACATAAGAGAAGACCAAGGCTGGTTGTCACACTTCTTAGCCTTTTTCCATTGTCAAGCctaattattttctcattatatCCTGTTTCTCATCAAATAAAATGGTAACATATAATGtactaatgtttttttatatacctacataaccacattttaaattttaaatgtttgaagtgATAGAGGTTCTCTGCTACCATTTGTCGTGTGCTGCTGCTCATTGTCACAtgattttcacaaaaacaaccaaaactgATGCAACATTAAGAATTAATTTAAGCCcttaaatacatacaaaatgaattttataaCATGCATTGTATAAAAGATTCTTTATTTCTTGTGGCTATTTGTTGTACCACAGCCATTTGTTGTAGCAAATTCAGCTTATATGGGTgctcaaggtaaaaaaaaaacgtagccAAAAttcagggtggcagtgtagcatcctgataaagagcagggctcataactgaaaggttgctggttctattacctgcgggggcactgctgctgtacacttggacaaagtacttaacccgcaattgcctcagtaaatgtccagctgtataaatggattacattgtaacttatgtaaatcgctctgaataagagcatctgctgaatgtcaataatgtaatgaaaatgacatcagaAAAAGTCCATCATATGCAAGATAATTTTTTGTCAAAACCTTGCAGTGTAGTTATGCTTCAGTAGAGGTATATTTAGGGATTCACAGGGGTAAAAGGCATTTGTTTCAGCAAGTATCCACCTTGTTATACATCTGGACTCTTGTATCTCCTCTTATCAGCTATTGGAGGTTTGAGCTACCCAAAGAGACACAAGAgacctcccccctcctcctccttccccacTTGTTGTCTGTGTATCCCTGTTTGCACTCATCATCTCCTCCCTCTGACCAAGACTCCACGAGCAAACTGGCAAAAGCAGAGCTGTCAGTGGTTGGTCTGGGGATTTTATCACACACCAGCAAGGCTCAAAGCTGCCCGCTTTCCTGTTTGAAAGCACACAGgagtaaaataaacactgagAATGAAACACTTGATCACTGTCACATAAAGCGACCAAACCAAAACCGTACATTAAGAAATTTCTGAGAACTCAGCGGTGGGTTCTTGCTCCTTAGATGTTCTTTCCTCAAGTGTTTGCTATTGATTTTGAGAACACTTTCATATACGCTATGTgctcagatgtttttgtttatttatggcTGCGTACATGGAATGTAACGGGGCCTTGTTATGGAGGGTCCGTGAATTTCCTCCGCAGCCCCACCTCCCCATTTTAGGATGTGGTTTGCTTAGCTGCTGCTCTTCGGAACACATTCCAGCTCCCTCTGTAGCCTGCGCCCTGGAGTTAATCTTCTGCTGCAAGGCGCAAGGGCACCGGGGAGAGGCTGCAGCGCGTCTGCAGCACACAGTTGCTCCATTGTTTCTCTGTCCTCACGAGCAACATGGCTCAACGGTTATCTGATGGGACCAAAAGCAGCCAGCACGCTAGCAGGCCACACTTTTTCAGAATGGCAATATTGTGGCTGAAGAAGCAGAAAGTGTTTTAAACGCAGAGACCACAATCAGAGTTATCTACAGTTATTATATGAAACCGCATTAGCAATCTTGCTTGCTAACACGTAAACATAGACAttctatatttaaataaaaatggcccATCTCCAGATACTTTCAATgaggttttcctttttctcGGGGTAAGGTGACGGCTGGCAATCACTTCCAGTCTGTGAAGCTTGCTCTCAAAGACCAACGTCCCTGCAAAGATGTCAGTCAAGCCAAgggaaaaaagtgaataaaggcactgacacactgtgtgACAGGGGAAAGCAGGAACATGCCAAATGGGGCCATCATTCACCCTCAAAGGCACTTTATAAAAGCTCCACCAATATCGCAAAAAGACCAAACAATAATACTGAGGAAGTGGACTTTAGTAGGCTACTTACGGCTAACCTTTCATTTCCACATGAATTCATCCCATTTCTAAAGCCTTTTTTATTGTCTCAGTTTCAATAAGTGGAATCAGAAGGTTGATCCTTGTTTGTCTGTTctgaagtgtgattttttttgcctCAACTGCAAGAAACTGACACAGCTCACTCCTTAACTGAAGTGTCGATATTTCAATAGTCATTTTTTGCCCCTATAGGAGGTAGAGGGCAAAAAAATACAGCACCAACAGTGTTTGTCTTCTGGAAAAAGGGTGTcactagggaaaaaaaaatcacctcgGAAGCTGATCTCCCGTCCTGGATAGTGTTGATGGCATTCCACTTAAAATATTAGAATGTTTgccaaaaacaatgaataaaaaggaaagactAAACTGACATACTCTTAAGCAAACAGtcttcataataataatagtctTTATCAGATGTGGAAAAAACCTTAACGCAAACCGCAATCCGAGTCCGCTTGAAGGTCATAGTTATCTGAAGGAGAATGGATGGCATGACCAATGGCTTcagacaataaaaatgtttcctaaAGTCTATTATGAGTAATTTTATAGGACaaaccttttttcctcctttttttattcaaaacaaattccTCTATTCCTTTGTTTGACCGCAGGGCTTGTGAGACAGTATCTTGCTTAATTAACTGTCAAGGTATTCAGAATGACGGGATAACACAAAAGGTCACCCAGATGTATTACTCTCTCCCCTTTGCCTATTCCAAAACACTGCCGAGaagctttttttaatgatgcattTTTGAAAGTCACATACAAGTCTATGAATTTAGATGCTCACGCCTGTACAATTTGTAAATTTTTAGAGACCTCCTTATATTCCAGCATAAACTGACATTTTAGGTATTGAATGGCCTTTACCATGTTTACTTGCCCGAACCACTGTTGTTAATTGATCAATACCAGGTATAAAGAAGTTTCTTTCTCATGGCTTGTAATAAATCACTATCTGAATTTTCATTGCTGGACATCAATAAACCAGTGATATGAGTAGTTTTTTGCTGAGGGCAATTGAGTGTCTCAGCTGAGGTCTCAACTAAGTTTGGGACAAAGAGGTAATAAGTGTTCCGTGTCCAGGCTGTCAAAGAGAAACAACTGATTTTTGCTTTAGTGTAATTTTGGCCCAGCACCCCCTCCAAATGTGTTTTCtaacactgagagagacaggagccTTACATGAGGCATTCCAGATGGCTGGGGAGCTGGAGTGGAAAAGAAATCTCGCGCAGTGTGACCTGTGTCATCGTATTACCGTGACAACGCTGAGACAGCCCCTGTTGAGGCCAGCAAACTTCAGCAGTGTGTTCTTTCAAACAGGAGATGTCAAAGAGCGTGTAAGCATACCTGTGTTCCATTTCGTAAAGTGAGAGTGGATACTGGTATGACTCTATATTCAATCTGTTTGTACCCGTAACCTTGCAAAATAAATTCTGTTCAATCCGACTCTCATAGCATCATGTGTTAACCAAGTTCAGTTGGCCACCACCTTGTTTTTGTGCATTGGCCACTAATTGACCACAGTTATAAATGGGCAAGTCTGACCAAGTACAGCCTTCAGTGATCATGTGTCATATCCATATCTGCAGAAAAATCAGAGGCAACAATGGGTCAATAAAGTGTTAAGTACTTTATTTTCATGATCAAGAgacatacatttcattataCAGCTTTATCACATGGCCATGTCTACAGTGTCAATAACTGACTATTGTAATGGACATGAAGTcgataaaaagaaaacaagcatgCAGCCGGCTTGCCCGTTACTTTAGCAGCGCTCAGAATGGGACAACCACCAGCTACAGCACTGCCTCAGCTGTGTTTTGTCTCTGACCTGCTCACCGCGGTGCCGTGCAGGTGTTTACATGACTGTCTGAGGGACTGCGGGCCATGGAGACGCAGCACTCTGACCTGCAACAGGGAGCCTGTTAAACCCACATTTTTATGGTCCTTTTGGTCTTGATGAGTGGTGACAGCTACTCAATAAAACCAtgccgtaaaaaaaaaaacaatggaacagTATTGGTTATGAACACCGCCTTCTCTCGAGTGTGAACTCAGGCCATATGTGTTAGTTTCAAAGCGGGTAAGAGAGTATATATTGTCAGGCAGCATTCACAGCACATAGGGTAATTGGTTAAAGGTTTCATTCAGATTATTACATTCAGAGTATTGGCGGGCAGTCAGCCAAACTATAGGCAAATTGAGGCCAGGagatactgaaaaacagaaaagaataataaaacttttattttacaAGCATGACACTGTAAATCATTAActctaaaataaaattgcaaacaTTTATTCCAACACATTTCTGCAATAGAGAATTTAAATGAAGATTCCTGGATTCTACAGTAGACCTTTAGAGCATgagaaaaatgttcatttttttgacCTGTCAGTGTTGACCGCATGAAAAAGAAACTGTACCATATTATAACAGGTGCAACAAATCTCTGAACTGGCCAAGCGGCCATGGACAGTGCTGTGGCCGGTTGGCATCTGAAATGAGACGTTCATTTGATTCGATGGTGACATCTAGATACCACGAGAATGCAAGCCAAACCTATCCGCAGAGCGGCACATATCCTACCCGACTGGAGAGTGATGACAGGAAGGAAAGTGAGCCTACATGGGTGTGCCATGGTTTTCCTGAGGTCAGTAATGGCGACCTTTCATATCACTGTCAGTTCTCCATTCCTGGAAGCAGACTGAGCGCTCTTCAGTCTGCTGTTGATCCAGCGTGTTAATATACAGCCATAACTTTAGTGCAATTGGTACACCGAACTTGGTATTAGCAACCTGTCAGTGTATAATTGTGAAAATTCTATCTTTGTTTAAAGATAGATTTGAAGAATATCTTAGATTGAATCCTGGCCTCAGGCACTGGGTTTTCTGAGGAGATTCAAAGAATGAAAACTGTACACATACTGGTGATCCACACTATTCTGGTTAACTTAATAATATATGAAGTTAgcgtttcatttttaaatgggtCTTCAGCAAAACACTAACACTGTTCTGATGAACTTACATCGTTCGTAatcagcacactaacactgcttGACTCATTTTTTACACTTAATTTGAAAACAATCTTATACTCAGACCTACACACCAAAAAATTCAGGAGGGCATCTCGGATGTTTCCGAAGAGATGACCATCAAAAGCAGTCTCAAGGCACAAGTCAGTCACTGCGAGGTGTTTCTGCTCAGTGATCCAAGAACACAGTGCCGATCCATGGTGCACAAGGTGCTTTCTCCTGCTCCTGATAAATTCTTCAGCTTCAGTTAAGATTAGGTTATATATAGTTACCAGTGTCAGGTTCTGTTCCTCCAGGGGGGGAGCACACAGGACAAAGACTCATTGGATCTGAAGAATTTCTAGGAATTAATGACAGGCTTATGGTAAACAGACCTGCCAATCTTCACAGAATGACGTTGTGACTTGTGaattagaaagaaataaaatggttCCTTAAATTAATATCACAGAggaaattacaattaaaatgttagG
This genomic interval carries:
- the LOC118776962 gene encoding corticotropin-releasing factor-binding protein-like; amino-acid sequence: MSEAFRVQLYFLVLILSALKGESRYLEDNEITPKGLFSLLHSEVKRELSKDFVYRRPLRCLDMLTMEGQFTFTAEHAQLNCAAYFIGEPNEVISIEYTAVDIDCRRGDFVKVFDGWFLKGEKFPSTQDHPVPLSERYVDYCETGMLRRVARSSQNVAMIFFRIHGAGSGFTVTVKKHINPFPCNIISQTREGSFTMVIPHQHTNCSFSIIYPVEIEIEELSLGRLDSNDAPVKRSIPGCGGAGDFVELLGGNGVDTSKMYPVADLCYSLNGPAQMKVGCDNTVMRMVSSGKFINRVAFQYRPLERRELQKIKGNNVEDFCFIE